The segment TGGAGCAGGTCGGCCGGGGCATCGGCACCGAGGCGCTTCTGGTCGGCGGTCACCCGATCGACCAGCTTCTTGGAGGCCGGACCCAGATTGGAGCCGCTCGAGGCGAGAGGGTCATAGCCATTGCCCGCCGCCGACGGGCGACCCTGGAAATAGCGGGGCCCGGCGAAGCTCTGCCCCAGCAGCATCGAGCCGCGCAGCTTGCCGGCATCGTCGCGCACCAGCGAGCCGTTGGCCTGGGCCGGGAACAGCAGCTGCCCGGCGCCGGTCACCACCAGCGGATAGACGATCCCCAGCAGCGCCGCGAAGATCAGCGTGAACAGGAGCGTTGGACGGAGGCCGGAAACGAGATCGGAACGCATGGCGAAATCCTCCTCAGAAGCGGGTGGAGACGCCCAGATAGACCTGGGCATCGGGGGTGGCCTGGTTCAGGCCGAAATTGGCGCCGAGATCGAGCTGCAGTGTCGGACGCAGCAGATAGCTGGCGGCGATGTCGGCGGAGGTCTGCGTGACATAGGCCGCCGGATCGAAGTTCCGGGCCACCCAGAACTCGCCGATCAGCGTGAACTTCGACGTGACCGCCTTGCCGAGATTGACCGTGCCGACCAGCTGCGCGTGATGGCCATGGCCGTCGCTGTCGGCGAGCACGTCGCCCTCGGGGCCGAAGGTGAGCGTGAAGCCCTTGGGCAGCGCGATATTGATCGGCACGGCGACGCCACCCTCGGTCTCGCCATTGCCGATCCCCGTCTTGGCCGTGGGGATCTTCACGAAGGGCAGCAGCGCGATCTGCACCTGCCCCGCCGGATCGGTGAGCCGCTGCTTCAGCCGCAGCGTGAGGTCGCCGACGCCGCGCAGCGTCTGGGTCCCTTCCGCGGTGCGGGTGCGCACGGTCGCATAGGGCGCGATGCTCGCCTCGATGTCGGTCGAGCCGGTCAAGCCAACTTTCAGCGTCGGGTTGGTGTAGAGGATCGTGTCGACGCGGGTGTCGCCCGCATCGGTACGGGTCCAGTTGCCGAGATCGGTCTCGAGCTGCACCATGCCCTGGGGCACGGTGCAGGCGAAGTTCGACTTGGTCGGGCGGTCGGTGCACAGCGCCGGCGCTGCCGGTGCGGCTGCCGCCGGGGCGGCAGGCACGCTGTCCTGCGCGAAGGCCGGAGCGGCGACGACGGTGAGCGACGCGAACGAAAGAAACGTACGAAACATGGGATATCCTCAGGCGAGGTGAAGACCGGCGACGGCCAGGTCGATGAGCTTGATGCCGATGAACGGTGCGACCAGGCCGCCCAAGCCGTAGATGGCGAGATTGCGGGCGAGCAGCTGGCCCGCGCCCATCGGCTTGTAGGTCACGCCCTTCAGCGCCAGCGGCACAAGGAACGGGATGATGATCGCGTTGAAGATCACCGCCGACAGAATCGCGCTGGTCGGGCTCGACAGGCCCATCACGTTGAGCACGCCAAGGCCGGGATAGAGCGCGACGAACATCGCCGGGATGATCGCGAAATATTTGGCGACGTCGTTGGCGATCGAGAAGGTGGTGAGCGCGCCGCGGGTCATCAGCAGCTGCTTGCCGAGGCCGACGATCTCGATGAGCTTGGTCGGATCACTGTCGAGATCGACCATGTTGCCCGCCTCGCGCGCCGCCTGGGTGCCGGTGTTCATCGCCACGCCGACATCCGCCTGGGCAAGCGCCGGTGCGTCGTTGGTGCCGTCCCCGCACATCGCGACGAGCTTGCCGCCCTGCTGTTCCTGGCGGATCAGCGCGAGCTTGTCCTCGGGGGTGGCTTCCGCGAGGAAGTCGTCCACGCCCGCCTCGGCGGCGATCGCGGCGGCGGTGAGCGGGTTGTCGCCGGTAATCATCACCGTGCGGATGCCCATCCGGCGCAGCTCGGCGAAGCGCTCGCGCACCCCTGCCTTGACGACGTCCTTCAGCGCCACCGCACCGAGCAGGCGGCCGTTCCGGACCACCGCCAGCGGCGTCATCCCGCCACGCGCGATGCCGTCGGTGATGCGCTTGAGCTCGGCGGCACCAGCAGCGTCCGGGTCCATCTTGAGGATCGAATCGACCGCGCCCTTCAGGATCACCGTGTCGCCCTGGCGCACGCCCGAGCTGCGCGTCTGCGCGGTGAAGGGGATCACTTCCGCCGCGGCATCAAGCTTGGCGTCGAAGGCGAACTTCTCGCGCCCCAGCGTCACGATCGAGCGCCCCTCGGGCGTCTCGTCGGCGAGGCTGGCGGTCAGCGCGGCCTCGGCCAGTGCGCGTTCTTCGACGCCCGTCAGCGGATGGAAGGCGCTCGCCTGGCGATCACCGATGGTGATGGTGCCGGTCTTGTCGAGCAGCAGCACGTCGACGTCGCCTGCAGCCTCCACCGCGCGGCCGGACTTGGCGAGCACGTTGAAGCGCACCAGCCGGTCCATGCCCGCGATGCCGATCGCGGAAAGCAGCGCGGCGATGGTCGTCGGGATCAGCGTGATCAGCAGCGCGGCCAGCACCGCCACCGGGATCGCCCCGCCGGCATAGGTTGCGAAGGCCGGGATCGTGCCTACCGCGATCAGGAAGATGATCGTCAGGCCGACGAGCAGGATGGTCAGCGCGATCTCGTTCGGCGTCTTCTGCCGCTCGGCGCCTTCGACCAGCGCGATCATCCGGTCGAGGAAGCCCTTGCCGGGATCCTGGGTGACGCGGAGGATGATCTTGTCCGAGATGACGCGGGTGCCGGCGGTGACGGCGGAGCGGTCGCCGCCCGCCTCGCGGATCACCGGTGCGCTTTCGCCGGTGATCGCGGCCTCGTTGACCGAGGCGACGCCCTCGACGACTTCGCCGTCGGCGGGGATCAGGTCGCCGGTCTCGACCAGCACGAGGTCATCGCGCTGGAGCAGATGCGCCTCGACCTTGCGCCAGGTCTCGCCGACGCCGGTGAGCTTCTTGGCCTCGAGCTCGGACTTGGTGGCGCGCAGCGACGCCGCCTGGGCGCGGCCGCGGCCTTCGGCCAGCGCCTCGGCGAAGGTGCCGAACAGCACGGTGAGCCACAGCCAGACGATCAGCTGGACCTGGAACCCCACCGGCAGCGGCTCGCCGCCGATCGCCAGCAGGACGGTGAGCAGCAGCGCCGCCACGGCCGTGGTGAACAGGATCGGGTTACGGATCAACTCGCGCGGATCGAGCTTGCGGAACGCGTCCCCGATGGCCGGGCCGATCAGCTCGGCCGCGAAGATGGACTTGGGTGCAGACATTGCTTGTCGTCCTCAGAAGAGCTGGCCGCGGAGCAGGGTGACGTGATCGGCGATCGGCCCCAGCGCCAGGCTCGGCAGGAAGGTGAGCCCGCCCAGGATCAGGATGATGCCGACGAGTAGCCCCACCCACAGCACGCCGGTGGTCGGGAAGGCGCCGACGCCGCCCGCCACCTGCTTCTTGGCGGCAAGGCTGCCGGCGATCGCCAGCACCGGCACGATCACGAAGAAGCGGCCGAGCCACATCGCGATGCCGAGCATGGCGTTGTAGAAGGGCGTGTTCGCCGAGAGGCCGGCAAAGGCCGAGCCGTTGTTGCCGGTCGCGGACGTGAAGGCGTAGAGGATCTCCGAGAAGCCGTGCGGGCCGTTGTTGGCGATCCCCGCCAGCCCGGCCGGCAGCACCGAGGCCAGCGCAGCGCCGCCCAGGATGCACAGCGGCAGCACGGCGACGGCGAGCACCGCCAGCTTCACTTCGCGCGCCTCGATCTTCTTGCCGACATATTCGGGGGTGCGGCCCACCATCAGCCCGGCGACGAACACCGAGAGGATGGCGAACAGCAGGAAGCCGTAGATACCCGCACCGACGCCGCCGACGACGATCTCGCCGAGCTGGATATTGAACAGCGGGATCAGCCCGCCCAGCGCGGTGAAGCTGTCATGCATTGCGTTGACCGCGCCGCACGAGGCTGCCGTGGTGACCACGGCAAACAGCGCGCTGCCGACCACGCCGAAGCGCGTTTCCTTGCCCTCCAGATTGCCGCCGGCGACATGAAGCGCGTCGAGCGCCGGGTTGCCCGCCGCTTCCGCGGCATAGGTCACCGCGATGCCCCCGAGGAACAGCACCGCCATCGCGGCCAGGATCGCCCAGCCCTGCCGGGTGTCGCCCACCGCCTTGCCGAAGGTCCAGGTGAGGCCGACACCGACGAGGAAGATCGACAGCATTTCTGCGAGGTTGGTGAGCGCGGTCGGGTTCTCGAACGGGTGCGCGGAGTTGGCATTGAAGAAGCCGCCGCCATTGGTGCCGAGCATCTTGATCGCTTCCTGGCTGGCCACCGGGCCCAGCACGATCGTCTGGCGCACACCTTCCAACGTGGTCGCGTCAATGCTGCTCGCCAACGTCTGCGGCACGCCGCTCGCGACGAGGAACAGCGCATAGACGAGGCAGATCGGCAGCAGCAGATACAACGTCACGCGGGTGAAATCGGCCCAGAAATTACCGATGCCGCGCGACTCCTTTCGCGCGAAGCCGCGGAACAGCGCGAACGCGATCGCTATGCCGGTCGCCGCCGAGGTGAAGTTGTGCAGCGCCAGGCCAAGCGCCTGCGAGAGGTTCGAGACCGTCGATTCGCCCGCATAGCCCTGCCAGTTGGTGTTGGTGGCAAAGCTGATCGCGGTATTGAACGCGCCGTCCGCGCCCATGCCGGCAAGCCCGCGCGGGTTCCATGGCAGCACCGCCTGCAGGCGGAGCACCGCATAGGTCAGCACCGCGAGCGCGAGGTTGAACAGGATCAGGTGCAGCGCATAGGCGCGCCAGCCCTGCTCGGCGTTCGGGTCGATGCCGCCGATGCGGTAGATGCCACGCTCGACGGGGCCGAGGATGCGGTGGAGCGGTGTGCGGCGGC is part of the Sphingomonas sp. genome and harbors:
- the kdpA gene encoding potassium-transporting ATPase subunit KdpA; amino-acid sequence: MTLQGWGFIALFVAILAAAAKPMGLWLFALYEGRRTPLHRILGPVERGIYRIGGIDPNAEQGWRAYALHLILFNLALAVLTYAVLRLQAVLPWNPRGLAGMGADGAFNTAISFATNTNWQGYAGESTVSNLSQALGLALHNFTSAATGIAIAFALFRGFARKESRGIGNFWADFTRVTLYLLLPICLVYALFLVASGVPQTLASSIDATTLEGVRQTIVLGPVASQEAIKMLGTNGGGFFNANSAHPFENPTALTNLAEMLSIFLVGVGLTWTFGKAVGDTRQGWAILAAMAVLFLGGIAVTYAAEAAGNPALDALHVAGGNLEGKETRFGVVGSALFAVVTTAASCGAVNAMHDSFTALGGLIPLFNIQLGEIVVGGVGAGIYGFLLFAILSVFVAGLMVGRTPEYVGKKIEAREVKLAVLAVAVLPLCILGGAALASVLPAGLAGIANNGPHGFSEILYAFTSATGNNGSAFAGLSANTPFYNAMLGIAMWLGRFFVIVPVLAIAGSLAAKKQVAGGVGAFPTTGVLWVGLLVGIILILGGLTFLPSLALGPIADHVTLLRGQLF
- the kdpB gene encoding potassium-transporting ATPase subunit KdpB — translated: MSAPKSIFAAELIGPAIGDAFRKLDPRELIRNPILFTTAVAALLLTVLLAIGGEPLPVGFQVQLIVWLWLTVLFGTFAEALAEGRGRAQAASLRATKSELEAKKLTGVGETWRKVEAHLLQRDDLVLVETGDLIPADGEVVEGVASVNEAAITGESAPVIREAGGDRSAVTAGTRVISDKIILRVTQDPGKGFLDRMIALVEGAERQKTPNEIALTILLVGLTIIFLIAVGTIPAFATYAGGAIPVAVLAALLITLIPTTIAALLSAIGIAGMDRLVRFNVLAKSGRAVEAAGDVDVLLLDKTGTITIGDRQASAFHPLTGVEERALAEAALTASLADETPEGRSIVTLGREKFAFDAKLDAAAEVIPFTAQTRSSGVRQGDTVILKGAVDSILKMDPDAAGAAELKRITDGIARGGMTPLAVVRNGRLLGAVALKDVVKAGVRERFAELRRMGIRTVMITGDNPLTAAAIAAEAGVDDFLAEATPEDKLALIRQEQQGGKLVAMCGDGTNDAPALAQADVGVAMNTGTQAAREAGNMVDLDSDPTKLIEIVGLGKQLLMTRGALTTFSIANDVAKYFAIIPAMFVALYPGLGVLNVMGLSSPTSAILSAVIFNAIIIPFLVPLALKGVTYKPMGAGQLLARNLAIYGLGGLVAPFIGIKLIDLAVAGLHLA
- a CDS encoding transporter, whose translation is MFRTFLSFASLTVVAAPAFAQDSVPAAPAAAAPAAPALCTDRPTKSNFACTVPQGMVQLETDLGNWTRTDAGDTRVDTILYTNPTLKVGLTGSTDIEASIAPYATVRTRTAEGTQTLRGVGDLTLRLKQRLTDPAGQVQIALLPFVKIPTAKTGIGNGETEGGVAVPINIALPKGFTLTFGPEGDVLADSDGHGHHAQLVGTVNLGKAVTSKFTLIGEFWVARNFDPAAYVTQTSADIAASYLLRPTLQLDLGANFGLNQATPDAQVYLGVSTRF
- the kdpC gene encoding potassium-transporting ATPase subunit KdpC, producing the protein MRSDLVSGLRPTLLFTLIFAALLGIVYPLVVTGAGQLLFPAQANGSLVRDDAGKLRGSMLLGQSFAGPRYFQGRPSAAGNGYDPLASSGSNLGPASKKLVDRVTADQKRLGADAPADLLQASGSGLDPEISPAAARFQVARVARARGIAPDRVAQLVDANVQGRLLGIIGEPRVNVLALNLALDRQGGAR